Proteins from a genomic interval of Numenius arquata chromosome 18, bNumArq3.hap1.1, whole genome shotgun sequence:
- the RAB34 gene encoding ras-related protein Rab-34 isoform X2, with translation MNVLAPVRRDRVIADLPPCFRKEAALHARPAFHPTVASACQEERTGTVGFKISKIIVVGDLSVGKTCLINRFCKDTFDKNYKATIGVDFEMERFEVLGVPFSLQLWDTAGQERFKCIASTYYRGAQAIVIVFDVNDVASLEHTRQWLADALKENDPSNVILFLTPAQYSLMEKDALKVAQEMQAEYWAVSSLTGENVRDFFFRVAALTFESSVLAELERSNARKIGDTVRISSNESDLYLSAPRKKPKCCQ, from the exons ATGAACGTGCTGGCTCCAGTCCGCAGGGACAGGGTCATCGCTGACCTGCCCCCG TGTTTTCGGAAGGAGGCCGCCCTGCACGCCCGCCCCGCCTTCCACCCCACGGTGGCCAGCGCTTGCCAAGAGGAGCGGACGGGCACTGTGGG gtTCAAGATCTCCAAGATCATCGTGGTGGGGGACCTCTCAGTGGGGAAAACATGCCTGATCAACCG GTTTTGCAAGGACACCTTCGACAAGAACTACAAGGCGACCATCGGGGTGGATTTCGAGATGGAGCGGTTTGAGGTGCTGGGGGTGCCCTTCAGCCTGCAGCT GTGGGACACAGCCGGCCAGGAGCGCTTCAAGTGCATCGCCTCCACCTACTACCGGGGAGCACAAG ccatcGTGATCGTCTTCGATGTCAATGACGTGGCGTCACTGGAGCACACGCG GCAGTGGCTGGCTGATGCCCTGAAGGAGAACGACCCATCCAACGTCATCCTCTTCTTG ACGCCGGCACAATACAGCCTGATGGAGAAGGATGCTCTGAAGGTGGCCCAGGAGATGCAGGCGGAGTATTGGGCTGTATCCTCGCTCACCG gggagaacGTGCGGGATTTCTTCTTCCGCGTGGCAGCGCTGACCTTCGAGAGCAGCGTGCTGGCCGAGCTGGAGCGCAGCAATGCCCGCAAGATCGGCGACACCGTGC ggATCAGCAGCAACGAGAGTGACCTGTACCTGTCAGCGCCCCGCAAGAAACCCAAGTGCTGCCAGTGA
- the LOC141473172 gene encoding adenine phosphoribosyltransferase-like, producing the protein MDLCHVPATREKGWYLALMAPNVKGPNYAWLDPSRLYCHPQGLQDCMADLLQPFQGDPIDMVAGIDAMGFILGAAAAAVLQKGFLAIRKAGHLCVQTLSQPYTDYSGREKVMEVRTDAISPGLRILLVDQWVETGGTMRAAIQLVERLGGVVAGVATICIEDSEGGRWIREHYKCAHCVPPSLQPRFDRHQFGRE; encoded by the exons ATGGACTTGTGCCACGTCCCCGCCACCCGAGAGAAGGGCTGGTACCTGGCGCTGATGGCCCCCAACGTCAAGGGTCCCAACTACGCCTGGCTGGACCCCTCCCGGCTCTACTGCCACCCGCAA gGCTTGCAGGACTGCATGGCTGACCTGCTGCAGCCCTTCCAGGGAGACCCCATTGACATGGTGGCCGGTATCGACGCCATGGGCTTCATCCTGG gcgctgccgctgctgccgtgCTGCAGAAAGGCTTCCTGGCCATCCGCAAAGCCGGGCACCTCTGCGTGCAGACGCTGTCACAGCCCTACACCGACTACTCAGGCCGCGAGAAGGTGATGGAGGTCCGCACTGACGCCATCTCGCCGG gTCTGCGCATCCTCCTCGTGGACCAGTGGGTCGAAACCGGGGGCACCATGCGAGCGGCCATCCAGCTGGTGGAGCGGCTCGGGGGGGTCGTGGCAG GTGTTGCCACCATCTGCATCGAGGACAGCGAGGGCGGGCGGTGGATCCGGGAGCATTACAAGTGTGcccactgtgtcccccccagcctgcAGCCCCGCTTTGACCGCCACCAGTTCGGCCGGGAGTGA
- the RAB34 gene encoding ras-related protein Rab-34 isoform X1, whose translation MNVLAPVRRDRVIADLPPCFRKEAALHARPAFHPTVASACQEERTGTVGFKISKIIVVGDLSVGKTCLINRFCKDTFDKNYKATIGVDFEMERFEVLGVPFSLQLWDTAGQERFKCIASTYYRGAQAIVIVFDVNDVASLEHTRQWLADALKENDPSNVILFLVGSKKDLSTPAQYSLMEKDALKVAQEMQAEYWAVSSLTGENVRDFFFRVAALTFESSVLAELERSNARKIGDTVRISSNESDLYLSAPRKKPKCCQ comes from the exons ATGAACGTGCTGGCTCCAGTCCGCAGGGACAGGGTCATCGCTGACCTGCCCCCG TGTTTTCGGAAGGAGGCCGCCCTGCACGCCCGCCCCGCCTTCCACCCCACGGTGGCCAGCGCTTGCCAAGAGGAGCGGACGGGCACTGTGGG gtTCAAGATCTCCAAGATCATCGTGGTGGGGGACCTCTCAGTGGGGAAAACATGCCTGATCAACCG GTTTTGCAAGGACACCTTCGACAAGAACTACAAGGCGACCATCGGGGTGGATTTCGAGATGGAGCGGTTTGAGGTGCTGGGGGTGCCCTTCAGCCTGCAGCT GTGGGACACAGCCGGCCAGGAGCGCTTCAAGTGCATCGCCTCCACCTACTACCGGGGAGCACAAG ccatcGTGATCGTCTTCGATGTCAATGACGTGGCGTCACTGGAGCACACGCG GCAGTGGCTGGCTGATGCCCTGAAGGAGAACGACCCATCCAACGTCATCCTCTTCTTGGTGGGCTCCAAGAAGGACCTGAGC ACGCCGGCACAATACAGCCTGATGGAGAAGGATGCTCTGAAGGTGGCCCAGGAGATGCAGGCGGAGTATTGGGCTGTATCCTCGCTCACCG gggagaacGTGCGGGATTTCTTCTTCCGCGTGGCAGCGCTGACCTTCGAGAGCAGCGTGCTGGCCGAGCTGGAGCGCAGCAATGCCCGCAAGATCGGCGACACCGTGC ggATCAGCAGCAACGAGAGTGACCTGTACCTGTCAGCGCCCCGCAAGAAACCCAAGTGCTGCCAGTGA
- the RAB34 gene encoding ras-related protein Rab-34 isoform X3: MNVLAPVRRDRVIADLPPCFRKEAALHARPAFHPTVASACQEERTGTVGFCKDTFDKNYKATIGVDFEMERFEVLGVPFSLQLWDTAGQERFKCIASTYYRGAQAIVIVFDVNDVASLEHTRQWLADALKENDPSNVILFLVGSKKDLSTPAQYSLMEKDALKVAQEMQAEYWAVSSLTGENVRDFFFRVAALTFESSVLAELERSNARKIGDTVRISSNESDLYLSAPRKKPKCCQ; encoded by the exons ATGAACGTGCTGGCTCCAGTCCGCAGGGACAGGGTCATCGCTGACCTGCCCCCG TGTTTTCGGAAGGAGGCCGCCCTGCACGCCCGCCCCGCCTTCCACCCCACGGTGGCCAGCGCTTGCCAAGAGGAGCGGACGGGCACTGTGGG GTTTTGCAAGGACACCTTCGACAAGAACTACAAGGCGACCATCGGGGTGGATTTCGAGATGGAGCGGTTTGAGGTGCTGGGGGTGCCCTTCAGCCTGCAGCT GTGGGACACAGCCGGCCAGGAGCGCTTCAAGTGCATCGCCTCCACCTACTACCGGGGAGCACAAG ccatcGTGATCGTCTTCGATGTCAATGACGTGGCGTCACTGGAGCACACGCG GCAGTGGCTGGCTGATGCCCTGAAGGAGAACGACCCATCCAACGTCATCCTCTTCTTGGTGGGCTCCAAGAAGGACCTGAGC ACGCCGGCACAATACAGCCTGATGGAGAAGGATGCTCTGAAGGTGGCCCAGGAGATGCAGGCGGAGTATTGGGCTGTATCCTCGCTCACCG gggagaacGTGCGGGATTTCTTCTTCCGCGTGGCAGCGCTGACCTTCGAGAGCAGCGTGCTGGCCGAGCTGGAGCGCAGCAATGCCCGCAAGATCGGCGACACCGTGC ggATCAGCAGCAACGAGAGTGACCTGTACCTGTCAGCGCCCCGCAAGAAACCCAAGTGCTGCCAGTGA